A stretch of Gossypium hirsutum isolate 1008001.06 chromosome A06, Gossypium_hirsutum_v2.1, whole genome shotgun sequence DNA encodes these proteins:
- the LOC121230549 gene encoding uncharacterized protein, protein MGKEDLTPLCGICTTSEHPTDLCPILNDNSTAHIDAIGGFPGPPQRHYDPFSNTYNPGWKDHPNLNYGAHAQYNPPYQSRPLQPPPQHKPSTSLEAIVKRLAADAEKYQRRKDASIQELTNQVSKLSMAVNRLESQGKLPSQTEPNPRQNASAITLRSGKVLETVPTKSYGQDKEQEKQISDPTTRPELEVQKPVVMPPPFPRRLARDKKENEEKEILETFRKVEVNIPLLDAIKQIPRYAKFLKELCTRKRRLIGNERVNVGENVSAVLQKKVPPKYNDQGMFAIPCEIGNVGIKKAICDLGASINVMPYSIYKLINAGPLKETGVIIQLADRSVIYPERLLEDVLVKVK, encoded by the exons ATGGG AAAAGAAGATTTGACCCCACTATGTGGAATTTGTACTACGTCTGAACACCCGACGGATTTGTGCCCAATCCTTAACGATAATTCAACGGCACATATAGATGCTATCGGAGGTTTTCCAGGACCTCCGCAAAGACACTATGATCCTTTCTCCAACACCTACAATCCCGGGTGGAAGGATCATCCCAACCTGAATTACGGAGCTCATGCTCAATATAATCCACCATACCAATCGAGACCTCTGCAACCACCACCACAACACAAGCCGAGCACATCTCTAGAAGCTATCGTGAAAAGACTTGCCGCCGATGCTGAAAAATATCAACGGAGGAAAGACGCATCAATACAAGAGTTAActaatcaagttagtaaactcTCGATGGCAGTTAATCGCTTGGAGTCTCAAGGTAAATTACCTTCCCAGACAGAGCCGAACCCTCGGCAGAATGCTAGTGCAATCACTCTTCGTAGTGGAAAGGTTCTGGAAACAGTACCAACTAAAAGTTATGGGCAAGACAAGGAACAGGAAAAGCAGATCTCCGATCCAACAACCAGGCCAGAATTAGAAGTTCAGAAACCAGTTGTGATGCCACCTCCTTTTCCAAGAAGGCTTGCAAGGGATAAAAAAGAGAATGAGGAAAAAGAAATCCTCGAGACATTCAGGAAGGTGGAGGTAAATATTCCTTTACTCGATGCTATCAAACAAATCCCTCGTTATGCAAAATTCCTCAAGGAGTTGTGTACTAGAAAGAGGAGGTTAATAGGTAATGAAAGAGTAAATGTAGGAGAAAATGTCTCTGCAGTGCTGCAAAAGAAAGTTCCACCCAAATACAATGACCAAGGTATGTTTGCTATTCCTTGTGAGATAGGCAATGTAGGCATTAAGAAAGCCATATGTGATTTAGGGGcttccattaatgttatgccttattctatttataaGTTGATTAACGCGGGTCCTTTAAAAGAGACAGGAGTAATAATCCAGTTGGCAGACAGATCAGTCATCTATCCCGAAAGGCTGCTTGAAGACGTCCTTGTTAAAGTTAAATAA